Genomic DNA from Scomber scombrus chromosome 21, fScoSco1.1, whole genome shotgun sequence:
GGTTTCTCTTCCACCATATGTGATTCaacttttaataaatacaaataataatgtgtCACAGCACATACTAAAATATATCAGTGTGTTGTCTGTTGACATGTGGTGTCTGCTTTAAATCTGTGTTGCAATCATCAcaataatatatgaatacattGGGGCGCGTGAACGTATCGGGGTTTAGGTAAAAGTAGTGTTATCGTGTTTGGATGGAACAGTTTCACAGGGTTTGGTTAGAGGCTGTGATGAGTGATAGTCCTCTTAAGTATAGCATGACAAGCAGACCGTCTGACTTTGTGCTGCGCTGAACAACTTGGGCCTTTTCCGTTCATAGCGGAAGCCGTGAGCCTGTCGATAGGAGTAAATCTGGTTTCAgaagctgttaaatgttttcctGGCTCACCCCGGCCAGCCGCTTCCTCGGGAGCCCGCTGCACGCTGCTGATTATTTTATCGACATCCTCAATACAGACATATTCAGGAAACACTCGGCCTCTGATAGCCCGGGATCCGTTTTTCACATATTGTTGCACTTCCTCTGCCTGGCCAGCGAGGATGTGGCTGACTTTCTTTATGGTTGGCGGctagaagaaaataaagcaaacagAGCAGCACATCAAGCCTAATGGGATCTTAAGAGAAAAGATAAAGTCTCATTTTATAGgcaacaaaaatacaagagaaagaaatggtGCTTCAAGTGACGTAGACATTCTTAATGGTGAAAAAAATCTAtcaatgtgacattttcatcaATGGAAAAACAATAATTAGTTTAGAAATGACATTTCATAAAACACGCACGCATGTCAATAGAATTGGAATAGCCTgatgaggcaaaaaaaaatgtgttcaaataacACAATCATGAGCTTACCTttacctttttcattttcaacaatgtgtatttattttctttaggTATATAGTAGTTATTCACATTTCATTAACATAATACTGTCCTACTTTTTCATCTATCTGCAACAGCACCATAACGTTTCTTTTGTGGTGGAAAAACAGTTGAAAGTTTATTATATCTTATAATAACAGACACATGAGCGGGTTATGTCTATACTTTGCCCACAACAGAATGTTAACAGGAAAACTGTAGAAACTGAAACGTCTGTAGCTGCAGCCTgttagaagaattaaaggtggATATGTTCGCAAAAGTGCGCCAAATGCAGCTCAACCATTCAAATGcgtttaaaaatgatttatagttatatatattattataactagAATAAATGGacataattcattatttatgaaATAGCAACTTCTACTCAGTTCCactaaaaaaaacttcaattgTAGGCCTATCTCATAATAAAGGTAATTCAATTAAAAAGATAGTGCGTCTATTATTCTTCTCTTTAGACACAGACCTGTTTTATGGATTAGCCAACTTCCTCTggaaaagagcagcaataagaaggCCTTTGACAGCAGTTTCGACCACAACAGATTTGTATTGTGTCAGTGAGAGCAGAGAGGACATGAGTGTCTATTGGTGGATGCCATCGCCTATAATCACACCACAAAGCAGGAAGCACATGAAGCGGATATTTGGCCATAGTTTTCACTCTGTCACGACCTTCCTTAAAGACAGCAGCGTGCAGCAGGCCGGTGTGGCGGCCGCAGCTCTGCTATTGTTTGTTCCAGGCCATTAACCGGAGAGGAAAccagacaagacaaaaacactcCTGATTACACTGCTGCGTGTGTttctcctgaaaaaaaaaaacaacattcactGATCAGCTGCACCTCTTTATTGAACTATTTCACTTCAGCTCAGTTCAGCAGATATTTGTACCAATGATGAGCTAGttgttaacattaacattaataataatacatcataaataataataataataataatgatgatgcaCTTCTTAGCGCTGCTTCTGAAGTTAAATCTTAtatttaatccttacatactgttcatattctgactcataattaatctcttcaccaattcacattcataaattccccatcagtcactaataaatgtttgattcattttatggGAAAAACACTATTACAATCACAATTTAaggaatacaacaacatgttttaatgctgattttttaattttttaataaacacaggtcaaatgtgtacatttgcatatataaatgatcagctgcacaaaaatgtaaaaaaaatgatgctttttattttccatgtgtGTATACTGTGGCTCACATTAGGAAAATTCCCGCCCGTTAAAATAATTAGTATAGagtatttttacagctctcaaatgtaaaaatgggtcaaatgtgactgaacagtatgtaagggttaaatggaCACAAACTGAAAGATAAAAGTGGAGTTTTGAAATGATTTACAAAGATAAGATGCGTGGAGGGAGCTGTGTGTTGAAAGGGTTTTGTTGTTCCTCTCATTATTCCTCCTTTTTCACATCATTACTTTTTTCCTGtcgtttttatttgatttgtcaATCCGTTCATCTTGTGCTATTCTGTGTGAATAGAGTGAGAACAGATTTCCATTCGCTCCATTCACCAATCAGAGACGACAGTGACTATCCTCTGATATTTTGAGGCCCCTACATTAATACTCTactctctgtcttcctcctctgaAGGGAAACCTCTGCTGTGGACTCCCTTCATCCAGAGGCCCTTACATAAAAGAAAGGGCGGTCAGGTCCGGTTCTCTAACGACCAGACCATCGAGCTGGAGAAGAAGTTCGAGACGCAGAAATATCTTTCACCTCCTGAGAGGAAACGACTGGCCAAGATGCTGCAGCTcagtgagagacaggtgagctcacattacacatacactgtaaaatCACGTTGACTTATGAAGTATATTAATAAAGCACTGAGCCCTGAACATGAACTGATCACATTATttcactgtcatttttattgtgtaGCTAGGCTTTTGTTATGTGGGCATGATGTTATCAGCTCTTAAATGAGCAGGAGAAATTCTAACCCAATTTCTTTCCCGCTAAAATAACTGTCATCCTGTTACAGAAATACTTATAAGACACATCTACTCAGGCGTTTAACGGAAACACAAATAGAAATATGGAAAACCAGTAGAACGAGTCTTTAAATGGAAACCGCTGCAAATAGTTTCAACCACAGTAGAAACGTCTCCAGTAACCTAGGTAACAAAAAGCCTCCATCAGTTTGTGTAATGTTGTATATTAAACGATAGTCATGCTGTTGACCGGATGTCCAGGGGCCCTTCAGCAGACTGGGGGCCCTcgatgatgggagaaaaaaatgtgtgtgatttttttgggTCAGaaattctcttgatgttgataattatggtcactgtcagaaatataatatgtccaaaactaaatatggagttacagTGTTTCCACCCGACAGCAGCGTTATCgtatcacaataaaataaaagttgggCTCCtactaatgcagccttggtCATGTTTGAAATAACTGAATATAGTTCATGTGGTTAGACATTTTCTTAATAGACATGCAGTGCATTTAATGTAGATCTAATAAATGCATGAATCCGTTTCCAAATCCTTCATAATAACATTTAGAATATGCTACACTTTGTTCTCACTGTCTAATTCATTGTGTTACTTTCTTTGTAATAAAGGTATGgctgtaaaacatttcaaagcTTTGATGTcggtaaattaaattaataatcagAGCCAAAAGATGAAACCTAGTCGCAAAATAAAATcgatatattttcatgtctgatcTCTAACTTGGAGGCCGctgttatatttaaataaccgccacagaaggaaaaaaatgatataaatgtaTCTGGACTATGATCATTTTATCCCCTTACCACAATGTGACGTTAATAACTGTCAAAGcgataaatgataaatgattaaaaactggATTAAAACACGGTGGAACTTGTGAACAGCAGTGTGTTGTTCACTGTGAGCTGATGGATCCAGCGtggttttatttaaacagtGTATCACTATGTTGTGTTTCAGTTTCAATGAAAAACATAAATcctttatttctcattttgtctTTCAGGTTAAAACTTGGTTCCAAAATCGACGCGCCAAGTGGCGGAGACTAAAACAGGTGAGAGTTTCTGTCATTAAGcaatgattttatttcttattgaATTATTATGAAGCACAGataataatgacattaaaaagacagCCTGACAGGCCTTTTGATTCATAAAAATCTCCATTTGGATCATCAGGAAAACCCTCCGGGTAAGCGGGAGGTGGAGGACGACGGTTCCACTGGGAGGAGTAATAAAGGAGACGAGACGACCGATGTGTCCGGCATCCAGAGTCCGGAGCAGAGACACACTGTCTCGGCCTCTGAGCTGGCTCAGGCGGGCCGCTGCGTGCGCTCCGTGTCCCCGCAGCAGTCCCACACAGAGCTGGACTCTGAAGTATCAGACGACACAGACCAGGAGCTCGACATAGAGGACGACGACGAGTTCACACTGAACCCACAGCTCTGAAACACCAGCTCCACACACACCGACCCACTCGGAAATGTGGAGCTGGATGATGAAGACCATTGGACTCCTATGACgctggagacagacaggtgatggACTAGTTCCCCATGTCATTTTTTGGTGGAACAATTGCCGCAACTAGACTTAACTTTTCCTTCACCCTCATCAGTGCCTTCACAGGATTGTCATGAAGCTTTTTGTATATAACGGATTTCCCTCACTTGTACTTTGTGTtgattatttctgtgtttctgtaaatgaaTATAGATCATTTCTCTGTATTGTATGTCGTTTTAAATGATTCACGTTGTTAAGCCTACTTGTACAGGCCTTCtctttaaaatatgacatttcattaaataatCAATGTAGCTCAAATTCTGTTTTGTCGGGTGACATctaataaactatttttttgtGATAATAAATCTGTCCCTTTCAGTTGTAGCTCAAATGGAATTTGactgtcatttattattttgcatttcttaAATTTAcggcaggaaaaaaaatagtttaaaatattaGATTTCTGATTATGTggcaaataattaaaatgacaattatttcaaataaaaacaaattgagGTTTTACAAGTATTTTCAGTCAGATCGCCTCATTTAAGTTAAGTAGTTAGTTAGAAGCCTAGAGTGAAATTAAactaatatataaatagttattgtaataaaatgattgaaaagCAGTAGCTATGtaatcacacaatgttcaaaaaCGTATTACACACACCAGCAGGCAGGTTCCTGTTAGTGACTACTGAGAAACAACTGTAGACATActgtgcccacacacacacacacacacacacacacacacacacacacacacacacacacacacacacacacacacacacaaacacacacacacacacacacacacacacacacacacacacacacacacacacacacacacacacacacacacacacacacacaacctgtgAGTACATAtatagtacatatatatatatttagatagCCTATATTTACAAGTAGACCAAATTTGCAGTGCAGTCCAGTTCGCATGGTATCGATAATAATTGTTACCAATAAAAAAGCAGTTATGTTGCAACCGACCTGAAAGGTGCATCAGTGTTAAATCATATGCATAGAGATATGGAGTTTGGATCGAAAAAGTTATGAACTTATGTGATCAATCAGATAAGGTCAAATAATAAGACTTCCCAGGACACTTATCACATATGATTTTTTAGGGACTATTCATCATTTAATGACAGTAATTGCTGCTTTTATTGAATAACATTACAGATCCCAGATTCCATAAGAAGGTGTGGCTTTACAGCACTATGACTGGAACATTAAATAACTGACTCAGTCTGACCAGTGAAACTTATTGATTTTCATGGTGTGGCTGAATAGTCCATTCATACTGCACCACTTGTTGCCTAATACAAgataaatacaatgaaaacacacatctgaATAGTGCTTTTTCTTAGTCAATAATgcattaatattaaatgatatTGCCTATTTTTACAGCTATTAATATATGTGCAAACAATGTATTCTAATTTAAAGATTAACGATTAAGACAATTATAAAAATGCCAGTAAACTATCTTCTCTTTATGTTTCCATCTCTTCATCTTAACACTCTTAAATTTCCccttaaatgtttaatgttactATAGTTTTCTGTATCTTCTGGTATGAACACTTTGacaatgaatcatttttagtgaaatatccAAAGCCCAGATCACCTTTattgtggcagcagcagcacattacAAACATTGGAACGGTTCTAGATGATTaacattgtatttatattttctcaTAATTCTCCCTGAACTATGTGTATCTGAACAATGTTGGATACAACACCAGTGGGTTCAGCAGGGTTGAAGACATTACAGGAGAAGAAATTGTTAAAAACAATTGTGTGAGCTGAGGGCCATGGAGCAAGATAACCTGTCCCAGAAGGTTACAAGTTAGTATCCAATGACCAATCTGATCCAATCTACCATACAGTATGAAGGTATGTAGTTGTGGAGGACCTGTacatttttatccatttaaaaattaatttccaAAGGTAATTCTGCACAAATATTCCAATCCACCTTTTGGCTATCCAAGtatgtttaattgtattttatgagagttttacatgtttaaactGTTAGATAAAAACCAAGCATATTCCAAAGCATAGATAGCAaacctttcattttattttacaaaattataaactttattttatttcatattgccCATGTCACATTAGTAGACTCTAACCCCTTCCATAACCCCCACAACCTAAACaagcattaaaataatgaaGTTTTCAGGTGTGTTCACTATATATCTTTGAATAAGATCTACATCTCAATTACTCAAAAATACAAGTTTACAGTGCAGTAACACAGACAGTAGGAATGTCAACGTTGTCCTTGTGTTGTGAGCAGCCATGCCCCATGTCCATATTTAACGATAAAATCAGTTGGTGTCACCATCGCAAATTATCaacaagttcaagttcaagataTCTTTATCAGATGCTGAATCCTGACAGTCAGCCTCAGACGCAATCGGTTGGCCCACGAAAATGCCTTGTGTAGATGATTTGGTAAAACTGTACTTCAGAACTGGTTTTAGCAACAAAGAAATTCTCGCTCTTTTAGTGTAGAAACACAATGTTATCATAAGTGTGAGAACGTTGAAAAGGTTGTGCCAATAACTGTCTTTTCAGAAGGATAAACCAAACACATTTGGAGGAAGTGGCTGCATTCTTGCAAATTGAAATTGCTGGAACCGGACAGATGCAAGGATATCGATGGTTACACCTGCGTGCAGTACAGAGGGGTTATAGATTAAAGTCGACATGAAATGTCAACTTTATTGTCGAAATTTCGACTTTAATCTCGACCTGTCGACTTAAATGTCAACATGCTGAGATTAAAGTCGGCAtgatatttcaactttattctcgACATTTCGAGTTTAATGTCGAAGTGCTGACTTTAAAGTCGTCATGTCGAGTCAAATGTCCTCatgtggccctaatactccatCGTAGTTGTGAAATTGTCCTTTTATAGCCTACATTAGCCTAAATAAACTTTGAGAACACCTCGATTTCCTTTACTCGTAAAGGAAACTCTTTGGACCAATCATTTCGAGGCAATATAATGACTCATTTGAGATGTGCATCATCAAATACAGTCAAAGAAGCCTGCCAACTTCACTAAAGAGGGATTGTGTTCCCGTCCCTGTGCTACCAGCAATTGTGGTGACCTTCAGCACTGATTGGCCTTTCAGCAGAGGTGTTGTGTGCCTGCAGAACATCGCCTGTGTACGTGTCGACCATATTTTGAGGGATCCTCATGCTACAGAGTCCCGGGGGACTGTTTACTGCTGTGAGGAGAATCTGTTCCATGCTCATCAGCAGATGCAGATTGGGTTGGTTAAACCTGTGAGTTAACACAACGGTGAGCAGGTTGACTACCTCAACAAACAGGCTCCTGTAGTCCTCTGGACATCGTAATTGCATGGAGCATGCCACCTTGGAGGCAAAGATGATGCCTTAACCAGGGTTTTAATGACCTGTCTTTGGGCATCTTTAAAGATGTTGTGGAATGTGTCAGTGGACCTTAGGTTTGTATAGCATTTCTGGAGCATCTGCACTGCTAACTGAACTGATCTTTGGACCGAAACACCTTAGCCACCTCTTCCTCAGAAGAGAACAGTTGGACAGACACTTTCAATCCAAGGAAAACACTGAATTGTGTCATCAATGCCTGTAGCCCTTTTACAGACTACTtcttaattcattattattatattattagatgCAATGATCCACTTTGAGGTACTGAGGTATTAGGTTTAAACTTTGCTTGGTGCAATGCATTGAGACTAATATGAGTCTGTATTTCAGGAATTAATAGGATTAATACCTCTTCAAGACTTTTAGCCACGCCTGACATTTGGCACTCATGCTACCAATAGtcctgtttccattaaggaagtctCTACGTAAAATTTAGGAGCCgagaactttacaggaacgtcctctcactctgtcctcgcagccgttgtgtctccattgcagagtaggaccttgataggatcCAAAGGACTCTGGAGGTGAAGTTACCATTCTGCATCGGTTTATAGGTGcttattttggcgctttctgttgacgtcacatcccgttttgagtatacccaatcagcaccgagtcaacctcaagccccacccaggaattttCGGGGGTTGCACAGAGTACATACCCCGAAGCAGGGACCTGTTTTGCCCCCTTAAAAGTTccaggagattgtccttcaggggtGGTTCCTGATAAGGAGACACGTGCCAACAATCAAACAGTAAAATgaccctgaagttcctgcagtggaaacggccctGATATCAAGGCTGCATTTAAGTATGTCTTTGTTATTGATTCTGTATCAGTATTAGGACAGTCATACTGTGAAGACTATGAAGTCTTCACGGACAACATAATCAGTTGATACCCTCCATATAGACACACAACTGTTCATGCCTGGCACAATCTCAAGTTTAATTTTACAGTAGTATTTTTTCAGTTAATAGAGTGGTGAGATATTCCCAATACATCTCATGTAAAAGTTCATTGATGGTCTCATGTGATGCATATTTTGAGCATTAAAGCTTATGAGGTGTTTTTCTCAGCCATGAGTTCGACTAGCTTTCAGAAATGACTCTCCTTATTGGTATGCCCCCTGATTGTGAACCCCTGTTGAGTTAGACACTACACGCAGCGCCGTTGTTCCATCACTCCACCCCTTCTTCCCTATTGCTCAATGTGTTGTTTGACAAGCTggatattgactggtgttccagTTATTAATTCCAGACTTTACAAAGCTGTCTCCACATTGACCACAGTAAATCTACTTATTTCACAGAAGGCTCGCTTACTGGTTTTGCAAAGAATTAATCAGtctctattttttattatactgCATTGAAGTACCTTTCTCTTTGGCCAAACAATCTAGCAGTCTCCTTTTGGTCTATAATTAGCATTAATTAGAGTAATGCAGCTTTACTCATGTCAGTGTCCCAACAACAACACTCCATGCAGTCAGTGCCAGCATTAGCCTGTTTTGGTTCTTCTGGCTGCGCTGGTTCTAGAGTGGAAGGACCAGGTTCCAACAGAGTTATGGACATCAGTTTTGAagttcagttttgtttgttttaaggtATGCAGTCTATTTGCAGTATTAATAGCTAAGGTTAGTTCAGCTAGATAAGTTAATGGCTCAAACACACTGAATGTAACTCACAGCACCAAAACAATTGTATTGGTTGCAATGTACACTGTATGCATTtgatgtgtgtgacagtgtctTTTTGACTGgattaatatgtaaatattctgCACGTTTTATGTTTGCCTACTTTATTTTACCTAATGTCTTAAAGTGGACGGGaacaattaaaatgtctttttaccATAAGTGTTACATTGTAGGGGCACTTGTGGGGATACAGTGATTCGTGacttaaaaacaacatgtagGGAAGGTAGAGTGGGGGCCCAGTGGCCCCTTGGACCGCCTACCTCTGTCTTAGGTGAGGTGAAAGGCTAGGGGGCCCTGCCTTTCACCTCACCTCAGACAGATAACAAGGGACACTTAATGTGCTTATAAGAAGGAAGATACTGAACACCAAACTGCACCAATTGACTTTTAAAGTTGCCTTTAGGACAAGACTAAAGTAATGAATGGTGATGATAAAGTGTGTTGCTGTTGGGACAGAGGATAGATGCTTTATACGTAAAGGCTGAAATTAAAAGCTAATCATTGCTCTTCATTCTGCTGTTTCACTGCTTCCTGATTTTGTGAAGAATCAAAGGCAGCAACAGATTAGCAAACAGTTTAGTCCATGTCAATGGTTGTCCCATCACCACATTCAACTTCAAATAACTTATCATTGAGCTCTCATGCAAACACTGAGTGGGAGTTTTCAGTAAGTAGATTAGGTTAATGATTGAGTGAACCCTCAGAACAGCAAGGACAGATAGCAAGGGGATTGATTGATGGTCATACAATATATGTTCACAGTACCTTTTAATAGAAGAGTTGATGATAGTTTTGGAGACTGACAGTTAAACTGAGAGTATGGGGGAGAGAAACTATGTCTGTTTTTAGCATTGTGTGATATTTTGGAGGATTAAAGCTCATTGCTCTCATAACTTTGTTTGAGTTACTTTACTGAAGTTCAATGGCCTCACACCTACAACACTGTTCCAAAACCAACAGTATGCACATTGATCTCAGCCTCTGTATTGTGTAATGGTTCACAAATTTCGCAGGGTAAAGTCAACATTTGGAggaataacacacacagttggTGGGTGAAATGCTCAGCAGATAGCCGGCTGATTCCAAAGTGCCGGTCAGATCTGGTcaattcacacactcacacacgcacacgcacacgcacacacacacacacacacacacacacacacacacacacacacacacacacacacacacacacacacagaccacgAATGGCTTCACACTTTGACTGTAACATGACTGCTTTTATTAGCACAGTGgtgaaatgatgttttttttggttggaAAGCTTGTTgatgaaaatattacatttttgataGATGATAGACGGGATCAGTTCAGTTTTGGCAACATGATGAGACCAGGTTCTTTTTTCACTGACATACTGACGTAGACATGCTTTCACCAAATATTGtagtattttaaaattataGGTCTTTTTATGCAATGAATTTGATTATTAAAGTGTGAATTAAAGAGTGTTTGAGCCATCAGAAAAACTTGGTAGATCAGAATAAAGTGCTGCTCAGAAAGTTTTTGCACTTCTATTGATATAgaacttttaaatgtatcatcTTTTTCCTCATTATTATCACCATCATttggtcagtttttttttacagacgcTTTACTGTGTCAGAAAGCTTCCTTTCCCAAAGAATAAGGCTGAGGTTACTCCTCTATATTTCTCTTAATGTCAACAATTCAGATGTAAAGACCAAGACCAACATATATTAGTCCATGTCTCAATACTTTCTGAAGaaattcatctttaaaaacacaaatatatgtgtcattaaaatCGGCTCAGCAAAGCAAATGTTACTCAGGAGGAAAAAACTAAATTCCAGCTGTGGTTTACCAGCTGTGGTTCTTTAGTGAGTATTGGGGATATTTGttcacaataagaaaaatatagaatatcacaAGATTACTATCACTAGAATCTTGTCTACTCCTCACCTGTCTGCTCTTTTCACCTTTTCACTGCAATATGTTCAAACATCTGTATACCCAACCACTGTGGTTTATTTATCAAATGAACGGAAACTGTGAAAGTAACCTCAACCTAAACCTTAACCACAATTACTCTGACCAAAAGTCATCTCACCCAATCACAACCCTGAAAAACTAAGCCAATACTGAGAAGGTAAACCTTTCATCTTCAACTTTTTGTAACTTTTCATCTCCGAAACAAGTTATCTGTGCACTGATGGGGTAAAGTAGTTTATCTCTCTGTGTTATCTGAAGTTAACCATTCTGATATTCAGCTGTTTTGACCAGAGAACACAGACTTTGTATTAGCTCCTCAATAGGATGAAACCTTCGACATGCAGGACAGTATAACCGCAGCTCAGTAACTATCTATtagctgtgtgcgtgtgtgtttgcatgcgtgtgtgcatgtgtttgtgtgtgtgtgtgtgtgtgtgtgtgtgtgtgtgtgtagatctcAGAAGTTAATGTGTGGTTATATTTGAACGACTGAGGAATGTGTTGACTGTTGACCTTGGCCAAATGGAAGCCATTATCTCCCCTCCTCTACTGAGGTGATAAATTAATGAGAGAAAACAGCGCTTTCATCGATACTAGTGTCGCCACCAGtcaaagagacagagggagggagggagggagggaaggagggagggaggaggaaacacagagacagatatCAGTGGTAAATATCGCCAGTGAGACACAGATAGGCAGAgcggagggggagggggagggggggggggattaaaacagctgctgtattatttttgtttatccAGTCCAgcatctgtttattttcttgctgtatTCATTTGGAAATATAAAAGATACACAGTAAATATCAATTAAGGATTAAGGAGTTTAGATTTGATGCAGAGGTTTAAAGGTGCAGAATGTagaattttaaaggtgcagtacgTACAATTTTGTGGCATCTAATGGAATGAAcgtggcagaaatggaatacaattttcataagtatgttttaattagtgtataatcacctgtaACTAAGaatcttgtttttgttaccttagaataaACCTTTATATCTATAGAGGGAGccggtcctcttccatggagcaagtcatgttgcactgccatgtttctacagtagcctagaatggacaaaccaaacactggcctCTCTTGTTTTTTAGGTGTTCAACTTCACTACTGGATACTAGtcaatcctacacactgcacctttaacttgAGTCTAATCACAGATTTTGTATCTGCAGTCAAGGTTTTAATTTATAGTTCAGTTTTGATAccacaacaacaatacaaaacagaTCTGTTGTACTGTATCAAGCTGGCACTGTGTTAATATTCTCTCATTCACCGTGTGATACACATGATGGTGCAGCCCAAACATACCTTTGGAACTGGAGTTATATTCATTTAACTTCTATGTATTCTCTTCTCATTACTGAGGTGAAGACTGTGCTACAGTGCAGTTGCTATCCTCCTGTTAATGTATTCACTGTGACAATGAGCAGTGATCGTAGCCAGTGCAAGTTTTGCAGTAGAGATGGCTTTGCAAGATTTCTATCAGtaaaaagtgacacattttcagCAGTAACTCATATCACCCCTAACTCATATCAACGAGTCATGTCTTTAGATGGACTCCTTCCACAAGCATGaagctgcttctgctgcagcACATTCAGAGACAGGTCAGTGTTGAGTCTACTAGAAGCTCAGCAGCACTTCACACATTGTATGCTTTGGAATGATGGAAGATTTGATCATTATGTTATTGACTTTGGTTGTCTATGGTCTAT
This window encodes:
- the hhex gene encoding hematopoietically-expressed homeobox protein hhex, with protein sequence MSVPLYAPTPIQPAHPTPFYIEDILGRTGTTSSSPSSSSSCTSSSSSCSTPVIPTPTLPSPNSSFTSLISPYRTTIYEPTPIHPALSHHAAAALTATYASAGAFTSSIYPFHHHQHHRSMGEYAQALLRHDPLGKPLLWTPFIQRPLHKRKGGQVRFSNDQTIELEKKFETQKYLSPPERKRLAKMLQLSERQVKTWFQNRRAKWRRLKQENPPGKREVEDDGSTGRSNKGDETTDVSGIQSPEQRHTVSASELAQAGRCVRSVSPQQSHTELDSEVSDDTDQELDIEDDDEFTLNPQL